Proteins encoded together in one Halothermothrix orenii H 168 window:
- a CDS encoding Sporulation stage III protein AG produces the protein MGVLNDLNSIFGKEKGNKLLRNIVILGMVGTLLLLFGDIFSSNPQPVTDNKPVITEEKNNYLTYEESLSKELEEIISVMSGVGKVKVQVYTLKGPEYSYVYDQNITNKITEETDQNGGQRQIQEDTTEKSLVVLQDAAGGEEPLISTKQSPVISGVLIVAQGAEDSEIKYNITKSVSRLLDIPVHKISVLPYKRR, from the coding sequence ATGGGAGTATTAAATGATCTGAACAGTATCTTCGGGAAAGAAAAGGGAAATAAATTATTAAGAAATATTGTTATCCTGGGGATGGTTGGAACATTGCTTTTATTATTTGGAGACATTTTTTCCAGTAATCCCCAACCCGTTACTGATAATAAACCTGTAATAACAGAAGAAAAAAATAATTATTTAACATATGAAGAAAGCTTATCAAAAGAGCTCGAAGAGATAATTTCAGTAATGAGCGGGGTTGGAAAGGTAAAAGTCCAGGTCTATACCCTAAAAGGCCCTGAATATAGTTATGTATATGATCAGAATATAACAAATAAAATTACAGAGGAGACTGATCAAAATGGTGGTCAGAGACAGATTCAGGAGGATACAACAGAAAAATCGCTGGTAGTTTTGCAGGATGCCGCCGGTGGTGAAGAACCACTGATATCGACTAAACAGTCTCCGGTCATCAGTGGGGTATTAATCGTTGCCCAGGGAGCGGAGGATAGTGAGATCAAATATAATATAACAAAATCGGTAAGTCGTTTGCTGGATATACCTGTTCATAAAATTAGTGTTTTGCCATATAAAAGGAGGTAA
- the nuoE gene encoding NADH-quinone oxidoreductase subunit NuoE, translating into MAVKEFENCKDRYLKKLDEIILKYKDKPGPLIPVLHEAQELYGYLPEEVQSYIAEGLGVPVSKVSGVVSFYSFFTTKPKGEHTINVCMGTACYVKGAEEILNRLKEELGIEEGETSEDGKFTMVGMRCLGACSLAPVVTIDDKVYGKVTPEKMMEIIESYRK; encoded by the coding sequence ATGGCTGTTAAGGAATTTGAAAATTGTAAAGACAGGTATTTAAAAAAGCTTGATGAGATTATATTGAAGTATAAGGATAAGCCCGGTCCTTTGATTCCGGTTTTACATGAAGCCCAGGAGCTTTATGGTTACCTTCCTGAAGAGGTTCAGAGTTATATAGCTGAAGGCCTGGGAGTCCCTGTAAGTAAAGTTTCAGGCGTTGTTAGTTTCTACTCATTCTTTACAACAAAACCCAAGGGCGAGCATACTATCAACGTATGTATGGGTACTGCCTGTTATGTTAAGGGTGCTGAAGAAATTCTTAACAGGTTAAAAGAAGAACTCGGTATTGAAGAGGGAGAAACCAGTGAAGATGGTAAGTTTACGATGGTAGGTATGAGATGTCTTGGTGCCTGTAGTTTAGCCCCGGTTGTAACAATTGATGACAAGGTTTATGGAAAAGTAACGCCCGAAAAAATGATGGAGATTATTGAATCCTATCGTAAATAA
- the spoIIIAE gene encoding stage III sporulation protein AE codes for MKRLISIIILINIILMMTIPVLAEETPLKEAPLNKEDIILNQIEKINLNQLQKEVDKINKNMEGYMPHLNIKELILGFMKGDLDVSWAQIGGALLKYLGKEVTANFKILGQIIILAVMAAILNVFHNSFTSETISKTASMLIFMVLAILSLNGFKIAVEIGITTIDTMVSFMQALIPVLLTLLVSIGAMTSAAVFHPITFMVISFLSSLIRTIIFPMIFISAILNIVNNITSEFKISRLSGLFKEFSMGMLGLSLILFTGIMVIQGGAAAVTDSLSLRTAKYLTGTFIPIIGGIFSDAVDLIVSCSLIIKNAINLFGMIVIVFMISYPLIKIIALIIIYKIAGAIIQPISDGRLVNILDNLGNTLVLIFLAVSGVSLMFFIVLTILVGSANLTVMMR; via the coding sequence ATGAAAAGGTTAATCTCTATAATTATATTAATAAATATAATTCTAATGATGACAATACCGGTTTTGGCTGAGGAAACACCCCTTAAAGAAGCCCCCCTTAATAAAGAAGATATTATATTAAACCAGATAGAAAAGATTAATTTAAATCAACTACAAAAAGAGGTTGATAAAATAAATAAAAATATGGAGGGTTACATGCCCCACTTAAACATTAAAGAATTGATCCTTGGTTTTATGAAGGGGGATCTTGACGTTAGCTGGGCCCAGATAGGGGGGGCTCTTCTTAAGTATCTGGGGAAGGAAGTGACTGCTAATTTTAAAATACTGGGACAGATCATTATTTTAGCTGTTATGGCAGCAATTTTAAATGTGTTTCATAATTCTTTTACAAGTGAAACCATCAGTAAGACTGCGAGCATGTTAATATTTATGGTTCTGGCAATATTATCCCTGAATGGATTTAAAATAGCTGTAGAAATCGGTATTACCACTATAGATACGATGGTTTCATTTATGCAGGCCCTTATCCCCGTTCTGTTAACTCTTCTGGTCAGTATCGGGGCCATGACATCTGCAGCTGTTTTTCATCCCATAACCTTTATGGTTATTTCTTTTTTAAGTTCTTTGATCAGGACAATAATTTTTCCAATGATTTTTATTTCAGCTATTTTAAATATTGTTAATAACATTACCAGTGAATTTAAAATATCTAGACTGTCAGGTTTATTTAAAGAATTTAGTATGGGGATGCTAGGTTTATCCCTTATTTTGTTTACAGGTATTATGGTTATACAGGGTGGAGCAGCTGCAGTGACAGACAGTCTATCTTTACGGACAGCAAAATATCTTACCGGAACTTTTATTCCCATCATCGGGGGTATTTTTTCAGATGCAGTGGATTTAATTGTTAGCTGTTCATTGATTATAAAAAATGCTATAAATCTATTTGGAATGATAGTAATCGTTTTTATGATCTCTTATCCATTAATTAAAATAATAGCCCTGATAATAATATATAAAATTGCCGGGGCTATAATTCAGCCCATCAGTGATGGACGGCTGGTAAATATACTCGACAATCTGGGGAATACTCTGGTTCTGATTTTTCTAGCAGTAAGTGGAGTATCATTAATGTTCTTTATTGTACTAACTATCCTCGTCGGTTCTGCCAATTTAACAGTAATGATGAGGTGA
- the spoIIIAD gene encoding stage III sporulation protein AD, producing the protein MAIMQVVGIGITAAVLIILIRQEKPELAFLLSLVTGIAILILVIDQVAIVINLLEQLADKAQIDLIYLNTILKIVGIAYIGEFGAEITRDAGESALASKIEMAAKIIIMILTIPVMITLIETIIDLIP; encoded by the coding sequence ATGGCAATTATGCAGGTAGTGGGGATTGGAATAACAGCAGCTGTCTTGATTATTTTAATAAGGCAGGAAAAGCCTGAGCTGGCTTTTCTGTTAAGCCTGGTTACCGGTATTGCAATACTTATTCTGGTTATAGACCAGGTGGCTATAGTTATAAACCTGCTTGAACAACTGGCTGATAAAGCCCAGATAGATTTAATATACTTAAATACAATTCTTAAAATAGTCGGTATTGCCTATATTGGGGAGTTTGGAGCTGAGATTACCCGGGATGCCGGTGAAAGTGCCCTGGCTTCAAAAATAGAAATGGCAGCTAAAATTATTATAATGATTTTGACAATCCCGGTGATGATTACTTTGATAGAGACTATTATAGATTTAATTCCGTAA
- a CDS encoding Asp23/Gls24 family envelope stress response protein, whose translation MVEKESLGSIKIANEVVAIIAGLAATEVDGVAGMSGNIAGGIAEMLGRKNLSKGVKVEVGEKECAVDLFVIVDYGTSISEVAWEIQNNVKQAIESMTGLKIVEINVHVQEVHFAEETEEEEELEEVEETRVK comes from the coding sequence ATGGTTGAGAAAGAAAGTTTGGGTTCAATTAAAATTGCCAATGAAGTGGTAGCAATTATTGCTGGTCTGGCTGCGACTGAAGTTGATGGTGTTGCTGGCATGAGTGGTAATATTGCCGGTGGAATTGCTGAAATGCTGGGTCGAAAAAATCTATCCAAGGGTGTTAAGGTTGAAGTTGGTGAAAAAGAGTGTGCGGTAGACCTTTTTGTGATAGTTGATTATGGTACTTCAATTTCTGAGGTGGCCTGGGAAATCCAGAATAATGTTAAACAGGCTATTGAGAGTATGACTGGCCTGAAAATTGTAGAAATTAATGTTCATGTTCAGGAAGTTCATTTTGCTGAGGAAACTGAAGAAGAGGAAGAATTAGAAGAAGTAGAAGAAACAAGGGTCAAGTAA
- the spoIIIAC gene encoding stage III sporulation protein AC gives MDINIIFKIAGIGIFISVINMVLKQADKEEQAQMLTLVGVIIVLMFVIQLINQLFNDVRSVFKF, from the coding sequence TTGGACATAAACATAATTTTTAAAATAGCCGGGATTGGTATTTTTATATCGGTAATTAATATGGTTTTAAAACAGGCCGATAAAGAAGAACAGGCCCAGATGTTGACCCTGGTCGGGGTCATTATTGTTCTTATGTTTGTTATTCAGCTAATTAATCAGCTATTCAATGATGTTAGAAGTGTATTCAAGTTTTAG
- the amaP gene encoding alkaline shock response membrane anchor protein AmaP has product MNLFYRFVVFVITVIFMFCSLLMGLYSFGLGQEKLLSGVVLSLYNNWQAGILFIIAFLAGAWVIYPIFNLGRERETTLISAGELGNVNITLDALDKLVRKVAAQQEGVTRVSTKLKTLENELHIFLNVKVKPDRPLPQLTKDLQNIVKSYIEDTTGVNINEVKVLVDSIGDETKTEED; this is encoded by the coding sequence GTGAACCTATTTTACAGGTTTGTAGTTTTTGTAATCACTGTTATATTTATGTTCTGTAGCCTGCTTATGGGCCTGTATAGTTTTGGACTGGGTCAGGAAAAATTATTATCAGGGGTAGTATTATCCCTGTATAATAACTGGCAGGCAGGCATTTTGTTCATTATTGCCTTTCTGGCCGGTGCCTGGGTTATTTATCCTATATTTAATCTGGGTCGTGAGCGGGAAACTACCCTGATCAGTGCTGGGGAACTGGGTAATGTAAATATTACATTAGATGCCCTGGACAAACTTGTGAGAAAAGTAGCTGCCCAGCAGGAAGGTGTGACCAGGGTTTCAACGAAACTTAAAACCCTTGAAAATGAATTACATATTTTCCTGAACGTGAAGGTTAAACCTGACAGACCATTACCTCAGTTAACAAAAGACCTTCAAAATATCGTTAAATCTTATATTGAAGATACAACAGGTGTCAATATTAATGAAGTTAAGGTCTTGGTTGATAGCATTGGTGACGAAACTAAGACCGAAGAAGATTGA
- the nuoF gene encoding NADH-quinone oxidoreductase subunit NuoF, whose protein sequence is MKKYTICVCGGTGCLSSESEDVKNEFITLIEKEGLTEQVTVKETGCMGTCDLGPVALIDPDNVFYCKLKPEDVSDIINSHIKQGSIVERLVFGYDKDNPISEHDDIPFFKGQKKIALRNTGVIDPDNIEDYLSHDGYKALEKVLTEMSPEEVIEEIKESGLRGRGGGGFPTGLKWQFTAQSEGEQKYIVCNADEGDPGAFMDRSILEGDPHSIIEAMAIAGYAVGANQGYVYVRAEYPLAVKRMEKAISDARENGFIGNNIFDTNFKFDLEIRVGAGAFVCGEETALMASIEGERGEPRPKPPFPAQSGLWGKPTLINNVETYANIPVIILKGAKWFNHIGTEKSKGTKVFAVAGDINTTGLVEVPMGTTLREIIFDICGGIPEGKKFKAAQTGGPSGGCIPREHLDISMDYDSLIEIGSMMGSGGLIVMDENTCMVDVARFFLDFTQDESCGKCVPCRIGTKRMLEILERITKGQGEPGDIEKLEKLGKYIKENALCGLGQTAPNPVLSTIKYFRDEYEAHIKDKNCPAGSCRNLTRYKIIAEECRNCGLCAKVCPVDAITKEEEAHVIDLDKCIKCGSCLDKCPFNAVQKGA, encoded by the coding sequence ATGAAGAAATATACGATATGCGTCTGTGGGGGAACCGGATGTTTATCGTCCGAAAGTGAAGACGTTAAAAATGAGTTTATTACCCTGATAGAAAAAGAAGGTTTAACAGAACAGGTTACTGTTAAAGAGACAGGTTGTATGGGAACCTGTGATCTTGGTCCGGTAGCTTTAATTGACCCGGACAATGTTTTTTATTGTAAGCTTAAACCAGAGGATGTTTCTGATATTATTAATTCCCATATTAAACAGGGGAGTATAGTAGAACGTCTGGTATTCGGTTATGATAAAGATAATCCCATAAGTGAACATGATGATATTCCCTTCTTTAAAGGGCAGAAAAAAATTGCCTTAAGGAATACCGGGGTAATTGATCCCGATAATATTGAAGATTATTTATCCCATGACGGATATAAGGCCCTGGAGAAAGTCTTAACTGAAATGTCTCCAGAGGAAGTAATTGAAGAAATAAAAGAATCAGGATTAAGGGGCCGTGGTGGTGGCGGTTTCCCGACAGGATTAAAATGGCAATTTACCGCCCAGTCTGAAGGAGAACAAAAATATATAGTCTGTAATGCAGATGAAGGTGACCCTGGTGCCTTTATGGATAGAAGTATACTGGAGGGGGATCCTCACAGTATAATTGAAGCTATGGCTATTGCCGGTTATGCTGTAGGAGCCAATCAGGGTTATGTCTATGTCCGGGCAGAGTACCCTCTGGCTGTAAAGAGGATGGAAAAGGCTATATCTGATGCCAGGGAAAATGGATTTATTGGAAATAATATATTTGATACTAATTTTAAGTTTGACCTGGAGATTAGAGTTGGGGCCGGTGCTTTTGTTTGTGGTGAAGAAACGGCTCTTATGGCTTCCATTGAAGGTGAAAGGGGAGAACCACGTCCCAAGCCACCATTTCCGGCCCAGTCTGGTTTATGGGGAAAACCAACCCTTATTAATAATGTAGAGACCTATGCCAATATACCGGTTATTATTTTAAAGGGGGCTAAATGGTTTAACCATATTGGTACTGAAAAAAGTAAAGGTACTAAAGTGTTTGCTGTAGCCGGTGATATTAATACTACCGGGCTTGTTGAAGTTCCGATGGGTACTACCCTAAGAGAGATAATTTTTGATATTTGTGGAGGAATACCGGAAGGCAAGAAGTTTAAAGCAGCCCAGACCGGGGGACCATCCGGGGGTTGTATCCCCAGGGAACACCTTGATATCAGTATGGATTATGATTCCCTGATTGAAATTGGCTCAATGATGGGATCCGGTGGATTAATCGTTATGGATGAAAATACCTGTATGGTTGACGTTGCCAGGTTTTTTCTCGATTTTACCCAGGATGAATCATGTGGCAAGTGTGTCCCCTGTCGGATTGGAACCAAAAGGATGCTTGAAATATTAGAAAGAATTACAAAAGGTCAGGGAGAACCTGGAGATATTGAAAAGTTAGAGAAACTGGGTAAATATATAAAAGAAAATGCCCTGTGTGGTCTGGGGCAAACTGCCCCTAATCCTGTCCTGAGTACAATTAAGTACTTCAGGGATGAATATGAAGCCCATATTAAAGATAAAAATTGTCCGGCCGGAAGTTGTCGCAATTTAACCAGGTATAAAATTATAGCCGAAGAATGCCGTAACTGTGGTCTATGTGCTAAAGTCTGCCCGGTTGATGCTATTACCAAAGAAGAAGAGGCCCATGTAATCGATCTGGATAAATGTATTAAGTGTGGGTCCTGTCTTGATAAATGTCCATTTAATGCTGTTCAGAAAGGAGCGTAA
- the spoIIIAF gene encoding stage III sporulation protein AF, with the protein MDELTRWVKNLIFIILFTTFIEMFLPENNMRKYVRIITGFFIIAIFLSPLSALFGHDITSLDEIVPDNVSFGNWDKIKHRGQELSNTNRVLLKDYYEKRVASRVEEVVKLDYPGYQKKVEVEVDDEYTITGINIVIIPDNEIYIKPVEINGDIQDRDDNERNEFQEELLSLKSKVSTVFQIPPGLINISVRDGGK; encoded by the coding sequence ATGGATGAGTTAACCAGGTGGGTAAAGAACCTCATTTTTATTATTCTGTTTACAACCTTTATAGAAATGTTTTTACCTGAAAATAACATGAGAAAATATGTCAGGATAATAACCGGATTTTTTATAATTGCGATATTCCTGTCACCTCTGTCGGCCCTGTTTGGTCATGATATAACCAGTTTAGATGAAATAGTGCCTGATAATGTTTCTTTTGGTAACTGGGATAAGATAAAACACCGGGGGCAGGAGTTATCTAATACCAACAGGGTTTTGTTAAAAGACTATTATGAAAAAAGGGTTGCCAGCAGGGTTGAAGAGGTGGTTAAGTTAGACTACCCTGGTTATCAAAAGAAAGTAGAGGTGGAGGTGGACGATGAATATACCATTACCGGTATTAATATTGTTATTATACCGGATAATGAAATATATATAAAACCTGTTGAGATAAATGGTGATATTCAAGATAGAGATGATAATGAAAGAAATGAGTTCCAGGAGGAACTGTTAAGTTTAAAAAGTAAGGTCAGTACAGTATTTCAAATACCTCCGGGTTTAATCAATATTAGTGTAAGGGATGGAGGGAAATAA
- the spoIIIAA gene encoding stage III sporulation protein AA, protein MIKNLFSYLPPDIRSAVQNINENYREKIIEIRLRVNQPLQIIGLDGDYFIDSHGQKTSKRNAYIVNREDVKKAVTILTDNSVYAVERQLAEGFITIPGGHRIGFTGQAVVESGEIRLIKNINCLNYRITREMIGVGNKVIKQIYDFKNRVYYNTMIVSPPLCGKTTLLRDIVRLISNGIKKYGIPGKKVGVVDERSEIGGAYNGIPGNRIGSRTDLLDNCPKAKGISLLVRSMSPEVIAVDEIGNEEDVIAIQEATNSGVSLIATAHGENLTTLKMRPAMARLMSKNFFDRFIILSRKRGIGTVEKIIDSTGKEVV, encoded by the coding sequence ATGATAAAAAATCTTTTTAGTTATTTACCACCGGATATAAGGTCTGCTGTTCAAAATATAAATGAAAACTATAGAGAAAAAATTATTGAAATTCGCCTCAGGGTTAATCAGCCATTACAGATAATAGGCCTGGATGGAGATTATTTTATTGATAGCCACGGACAAAAAACCAGTAAAAGAAATGCATACATAGTTAACAGGGAGGATGTAAAAAAAGCAGTAACAATTCTTACTGATAATTCAGTTTATGCTGTAGAAAGACAGCTGGCAGAAGGATTTATTACCATTCCGGGAGGCCACCGTATTGGCTTTACTGGACAGGCTGTTGTTGAGAGTGGGGAAATAAGGTTAATAAAAAATATAAATTGCCTTAATTATAGAATTACCAGGGAAATGATTGGAGTCGGGAATAAAGTAATCAAACAAATCTATGACTTTAAAAACAGGGTCTATTACAATACAATGATTGTATCCCCACCACTTTGTGGAAAAACGACCCTCCTCCGGGATATAGTGAGATTGATCAGTAATGGCATTAAAAAATACGGGATTCCGGGAAAAAAAGTAGGGGTGGTTGATGAAAGATCAGAGATTGGAGGGGCATATAATGGCATTCCCGGGAATAGAATAGGAAGTAGGACAGACCTGCTGGATAATTGTCCCAAGGCAAAGGGGATATCCCTGTTGGTAAGGTCAATGTCCCCTGAAGTTATTGCAGTAGATGAAATAGGTAATGAAGAAGATGTTATTGCTATCCAGGAAGCCACCAATTCTGGAGTAAGCCTCATTGCTACCGCCCATGGTGAAAACCTGACAACATTGAAAATGAGGCCCGCTATGGCCAGACTTATGAGTAAAAATTTTTTTGATAGATTTATAATACTGAGCCGGAAAAGGGGAATTGGAACAGTTGAAAAAATTATAGACTCTACAGGTAAGGAGGTAGTTTAA
- a CDS encoding SpoIIIAH-like family protein, with protein MLGRKFVWLMILMVWVGMVTSIIIYQGNEYVNLQETTSNKVNIIPSDEMVVEDTPEDINYTQAQDEEDSDENFFTEYRLERDKARSEQISIYREMVNNPNTDEAIKKDAQQKMMDLTEKMEKEMEIESLIRARGYKDAIAYIHDGAVDVIIQTGGLSRDDVAKIGDIIVKTTGFDFKDVTIIEKKNRDNQQ; from the coding sequence ATGCTGGGTAGAAAATTTGTCTGGCTTATGATTTTAATGGTCTGGGTTGGAATGGTAACATCAATAATAATTTACCAGGGGAATGAATATGTCAACCTTCAGGAAACAACCTCCAATAAGGTAAATATAATTCCTTCAGATGAAATGGTAGTTGAAGATACTCCTGAGGATATAAACTATACCCAGGCCCAGGATGAGGAAGATAGTGATGAAAATTTTTTCACTGAATACCGGCTGGAAAGGGATAAGGCCCGGAGTGAACAAATAAGTATTTACCGGGAGATGGTTAATAATCCAAATACAGATGAGGCCATTAAAAAAGATGCACAACAGAAAATGATGGACTTAACAGAGAAGATGGAAAAAGAAATGGAGATTGAAAGCCTGATCAGGGCCAGAGGGTATAAAGATGCTATTGCCTACATACATGATGGTGCGGTGGATGTAATAATCCAGACCGGGGGGTTAAGCAGAGATGATGTGGCTAAAATAGGTGATATAATTGTAAAAACAACCGGTTTTGATTTTAAAGATGTAACTATTATTGAGAAGAAGAATAGAGATAATCAACAATAA
- a CDS encoding stage III sporulation protein AB, with product MLVKLIGSLLILISGSSLGWLIGFHYLKRIKELKELQVAINIFDTEISYGRTLLPEALEVVSESTHGSISNIYMQLATGLKKDRDKRFRDIFKEILSRYEEEVSLTPADIKILIEWSQQIGVTSLEGQRKANKMAIKRLEQVEKRAQDLADKRVKLSRYAGVLLSLLVIIALY from the coding sequence ATGTTGGTCAAATTAATAGGATCCCTGTTAATCCTCATTTCCGGATCTTCCCTGGGATGGTTAATTGGGTTTCATTATCTTAAACGTATTAAGGAATTAAAAGAATTACAGGTTGCTATTAATATATTTGATACTGAAATTAGTTATGGCCGTACTCTTCTGCCAGAAGCTCTGGAGGTGGTTAGTGAATCCACCCATGGTTCTATATCTAATATCTATATGCAACTTGCCACCGGGTTAAAAAAAGACAGAGATAAACGCTTCCGGGATATTTTTAAGGAAATATTATCCCGGTATGAGGAAGAGGTGAGCCTCACCCCGGCTGATATAAAAATTTTAATAGAATGGAGCCAGCAAATTGGAGTAACATCACTGGAAGGGCAGCGGAAAGCAAATAAAATGGCTATAAAAAGACTGGAACAGGTTGAAAAAAGGGCCCAGGACCTGGCTGATAAAAGGGTTAAGCTGTCCAGATATGCAGGGGTACTTTTGAGTTTGCTGGTAATTATTGCCCTGTATTAA
- the accC gene encoding acetyl-CoA carboxylase biotin carboxylase subunit, which translates to MFNKVLIANRGEIAVRIIRALKELQIPSVAVYSEADRESLHVKLADEAYCIGPASSSESYLNIPSIMSVAEVTGADAIHPGYGFLSENAHFAEVCESSGIKFIGPNSGVISLMGDKAKARETMKKAGVPVVPGTEDGLDNVDKTLEVAEEIGYPVIIKAAAGGGGKGMRIAQNPRDLKKSIQTAQSEARAAFGDATVYLEKYVEEPRHIEFQILADEHGNVIHLGERDCSIQRRHQKILEEAPSPVLSGELRQKIGEAAVKAARAVNYTNAGTVEFLLDKYNNFYFIEMNTRIQVEHPITELVTGIDLIKEQILIAAGRELEYKQDEITITGSAIECRINAEDPDYNFRPSPGKVETYIVPGGPGVRLDSGVYPGYYITPFYDSMVAKLIVWDENREEAIKRMERALKEFTVEGVKTTIPFHLKILNNAFFRKGEYYTNFIQRRILSEG; encoded by the coding sequence ATGTTTAATAAAGTATTAATAGCAAACAGGGGAGAAATTGCTGTCAGGATTATCAGAGCCCTTAAAGAATTACAGATACCGTCTGTTGCAGTTTATTCTGAAGCTGATCGTGAATCCTTACATGTAAAACTGGCAGATGAGGCCTATTGTATTGGGCCCGCCAGTTCAAGTGAAAGTTATCTGAATATACCGAGCATCATGAGTGTAGCTGAAGTAACAGGGGCTGATGCTATTCACCCCGGTTATGGATTTTTATCAGAAAATGCCCATTTTGCTGAGGTTTGTGAAAGCAGTGGTATTAAGTTTATTGGACCAAATTCCGGTGTGATCAGTTTAATGGGTGATAAGGCCAAAGCCAGGGAAACAATGAAAAAGGCAGGAGTGCCTGTAGTACCGGGCACAGAAGATGGGCTTGACAATGTTGATAAAACCCTTGAGGTTGCGGAGGAAATAGGTTATCCTGTAATTATAAAAGCTGCTGCAGGTGGTGGTGGAAAGGGGATGCGGATTGCTCAAAATCCCCGTGATTTAAAGAAATCTATTCAGACCGCCCAGAGTGAAGCCAGAGCTGCTTTCGGAGATGCAACAGTTTACCTGGAAAAATATGTTGAAGAACCGAGGCATATTGAATTTCAGATACTGGCTGATGAGCATGGTAATGTAATTCATCTGGGAGAAAGGGACTGTTCTATTCAGAGAAGACACCAGAAAATACTGGAGGAAGCCCCGTCTCCTGTTCTTTCTGGAGAACTCAGGCAGAAGATAGGTGAGGCTGCAGTTAAAGCAGCCCGGGCTGTAAACTATACCAATGCTGGAACTGTAGAATTTTTACTGGATAAATATAATAATTTTTATTTTATTGAAATGAATACCAGAATCCAGGTCGAACATCCTATTACTGAACTTGTAACGGGTATTGACCTTATAAAAGAACAGATATTAATTGCAGCCGGGAGAGAACTGGAATATAAACAGGATGAGATAACAATTACAGGTTCAGCAATTGAATGCAGGATAAATGCTGAAGACCCGGATTATAATTTTAGACCTTCACCAGGCAAAGTGGAAACTTATATTGTTCCGGGTGGACCTGGAGTTAGGCTTGATAGTGGGGTATACCCCGGGTATTATATTACACCTTTTTATGACTCTATGGTCGCCAAATTAATTGTCTGGGATGAAAACAGGGAAGAGGCCATTAAAAGGATGGAAAGGGCCTTAAAGGAGTTTACAGTTGAAGGTGTTAAAACAACAATACCATTCCACTTAAAAATTTTAAATAATGCCTTTTTCCGTAAAGGTGAGTATTATACAAACTTTATTCAGAGAAGAATCTTATCAGAAGGGTAG
- a CDS encoding DUF2273 domain-containing protein has protein sequence MVSRNKGKILGGLVGFLIGILILVLGLFKTILLFICTVLGYYIGSRWDIDGDLKKLLDRLLPPKNR, from the coding sequence CTGGTTTCCAGAAATAAAGGTAAGATACTCGGTGGCCTGGTTGGTTTTTTAATTGGTATTTTGATATTAGTTCTGGGATTGTTTAAAACCATCCTCTTATTTATCTGTACTGTACTGGGGTATTATATTGGTTCCAGATGGGATATAGATGGGGATTTAAAAAAATTACTTGACAGGTTATTACCACCGAAAAATAGATAA
- the nusB gene encoding transcription antitermination factor NusB, which produces MKITRHQERVWALQILYSLDISSELNIQKARKTCREFKYKKVLDKKRYYFEDIVEGVINSRQDLDSIINKYAIDWDVERMACIDRNILRIALYEIESGLPVGVAIDEAVEIAKDFGDSNSPKFINGILAKSIED; this is translated from the coding sequence ATGAAGATAACACGACACCAGGAGAGGGTCTGGGCTTTACAGATTTTATATAGTTTAGATATTTCCAGTGAATTAAATATACAAAAGGCCAGAAAAACCTGTCGGGAATTTAAATATAAAAAGGTACTCGATAAAAAGCGGTATTATTTTGAAGATATTGTTGAGGGAGTCATAAATTCCCGGCAGGATCTTGATTCTATCATTAATAAATATGCTATCGACTGGGATGTTGAAAGGATGGCCTGTATTGATCGTAATATATTACGGATAGCTTTATATGAAATTGAATCAGGTCTACCGGTGGGAGTAGCTATTGATGAAGCCGTGGAAATTGCCAAGGATTTTGGTGACAGTAATTCTCCGAAATTTATAAATGGTATTCTCGCAAAAAGTATCGAGGATTGA